CGGGACCGGTGTCGGCGCTGTTCCCGGCCGCGGAGGTGCCCTCGCGCCGGAACCCGGTGGCGATCACCGTGACCCGGATCTCGTCGTCGAGCGTATCGTTGATGCTGGTTCCGCAGATGACCATGGCATCGTCCGAAGCATTGGTGGTGATGATCTGCAGCACCTCCTCGTACTCGGTCAGCGACATGTCGTCGTCGCCGGTGACGTTGACCAGGATGCCGTGCGCACCCTCGATGCGGGCGTCTTCGAGCAGCGGGTTGTTGATGGCGTTGGTCGCCGCGTCGACGGCGCGGTTGTCCCCGCCGCCGATGCCGATGCCCATCAGCGCATCGCCCTGGCCCTGCATGATGGTGCGCACGTCGGCGAAGTCGATGTTGATGACGCCGGGCACCGTGATCAGGTCGGAGATGCCCTGCACACCCTGCCGCAGCACATCGTCGGCGAGCATGAACGCTTCCCGCAGCGGCGTGCGCCGCTCCACGATCTTCAACAGATGCTGGTTGGGAATGACGATCAGGGTGTCTACTTCCTTGCGCAGGCTCTCGATGCCCTCATCCGCGAGGCCCATCTTGCGGCGCCCTTCGAAATCGAATGGCTTGGTCACCACCGCGACAGTCAGAATGTCGTGCTCGCGGGCGGTGCGCGCAATTACCGGAGCCGCGCCGGTGCCGGTGCCGCCACCGAGACCGGCCGTGATGAACACCATGTCCGCGCCCTTCAGGATGTTCTCGATCGAACCCTGGTCCTCGAGCGCCGCCTTCTCGCCCATCTCCGGTATGCCGCCGGCGCCGAGACCGGCGGTGAGCTTGCTGCCGATCGGCACCTTGGTCTCCGCGTGGCACAGATCGAGCGCCTGCAGATCGGTGTTCACGGCAACGAAGTGAACGTTCCGCAGGCCCGACTCGATCATCCTGTTGGTGGCGTTGTTGCCGCCGCCTCCGACGCCGATCACCTTGATGTCGGTGATACCCGGCTTGTGCTCGTTGTGCAGTTCAAACGTCATGGTTCCCCTCCCGTTACGTTTGGCATAGTCGTGTGTCACCGGAGACTCTCCTTTCAGAAGAATTCCCCGAACCACTTCCTCATGCGGGCCCACACGCTGGTGAACCCCGCTTCGCTGGTATCCAGATTGAGTTGCTCGACTCCCAGGTGGGCGGCGCCATACTGCACCAGGCCCACGCCGGTGGCGAAGATGGGACTGTGGTACTCCTCCACCAGTCCTCCGAGGCGCGCCGGATAGCCGATGCGCGCCGGCAGGCCGAAGATCTCCGATGCCAGTTCCTCGGTGCCCGGCAGCAGCGATCCGCCGCCGGTCATCACCACGCCGCCGGCGAGGCGCGACAGGTAACCGGCGCGCTCGATCTGCGTCCGCACGCTGCCGAGCATCTCCGACATGCGCGGTTGAATGATCTCGGTCAGTTCGCGGCGCGTGATGATGCGCGGCGGGCGCCCTCCGACCCCCGGAATGCTGGTTTCGGCATCGGGCTCGTCGAGCATCGGAAGAAAGCAGCAACCGGCATCGCGCTTGACCTGCTCCGCGGCCTCGTTGGGCGTGCGCAGCATGATCGACAGGTCGCTGGTCACGTGGTCGCCGCCGACCGCAAGCACCTCGGTGTGATAGGGCGAACCCTCGATGTGCACCAGCACGTCGGTGGTGCCGCCGCCGAGGTCGACCAGCAGCACGCCCAGTTCCTTCTCGTCGTCGGTCAGCACGGAACGGGCGGAGGCGAGCGGTTCCAGCACGATGTCGCTGACCTTGAACCCCGAGCGATTGACGCAACGGATGATGTTCTGCGCCGACGACACCGCCCCCGTCACGATGTGTACCTCCGCCTCCAGGCGCACGCCGGTCATGCCCAGAGGACTGCGGATTCCGGCCTGACCGTCGACGATGTACTCCTGGGTGATGACGTGCAGCACCTCCCGGTCCATCGGGATCACGATCGCGCCGGCCGCTTCCTTGACGCGGTCGATGTCGTCCTGGTCGATCTCCCGTTTCTTGCCGGTGACCGCCACCACGCCGCGCGAGTTGACGCTCTCGATGTGGCCGCCGGCGATGCCGGCGTAGACGTCCTGCACCTCGCGCCCGGACATCATCTCGGCCTCCTCCACGGCCGCCGCGATCGACTTGACCGTGGCGTCGATGTTGATCACCACGCCGCGCCGCAGCCCGCGCGACGGCGTTATGCCGACGCCGGTGATTTCGAGACCGCCCTGCTCACCGATCTGGCCGATGATGACGCACACCTTGGTGGTGCCGATGTCGAGGCCGACAATCAGGTCGTCGGTTGCCATCAGCCACTCCTCCCGGCGACCGCCACCGGTGAGGCGCCGCGCACGTCGAGCTCGGCGAACCGCGCCATGGCGCCGTCCGTGGACCGGGTGCGCATCAGGTCGAGCAGCACCAGTGCCTCCGCAAGGCGGCTCCCACTCAGTTCGGGGCCGAAGCGCAGCACGGTGTCGAAACCGATTGGAAACAGGAGCAGGTCGAATCCGGCGGCGGCTTGTTCGGCGCCGAGCGGGGCGGCAGTGGACGGCGCGCCGATCGGCACCAGCCGGATTTCCGAGATCAGTGCGGCGAGCACCGGATCCGACGCCGTCAGCGCGGACAGGTCGGCGAGCACGCCGCGCACCGGTTCCGGCAGGTGCGCGCCCGGCTGCAGCAGGTCCGCGGCCAGTCCGCTCAGCGCCGGCACGTCGGCGGCGTCCTGGTGTCGCCACGGCGTTGCGCCGGCCAGGAAGACCAGGCCGTCCCGGTCGACCAGCGCCGCGCGCGACGAGCCGTCCGGCTCCTCCGCCAGCAGGACCGCGGCCGCCGTGCGCGCCGCGAGATCGAGGCGCAGCGTGTCCGGGAAGCGCATCGAGACGGCGGCGTCGCGCACCAGCAGGCTCTGCTCCAGGCGCGCTTCGATGGCGGCCGCGTCCAGCGAGAAGAACTGCTCGTCGCCGGCAAGCCCGGCCATCGCCAGCACCTCCGCGTCGCTCAACGCCAGTTCGGTGGCCACGTTCACGGTGGTGAGGTGCAGGCGCGGTGCCAGCAGCAGCAGGAACGCCGCCTCCAGGGCCAGCATCAGCACCAGTGTGGCAATGACGAGTCTCAGCACGCGCCTGATGCGCGCGCGCAACGGGCGCAGCCGGCGCTCTACCCAACTCCGCCTTGCACTGCTCCGCGTGCCGCTGCCCGGCAGACGCGCGCCTTCCGCGACGGTACTCACAGTTGTTCCACTCCACCGTCCTGGTCGTTGTTCCGCACGGACAGGCGCTCCGCGGCGGCGTCGGCGGGCCGCCGCGACAGCCCGACCAGGAGCCCGCACATGGCGAACGTGGTCAGCAGCGCCGATCCGCCCGACGAATAGAACGGCAGCGGCAGCCCGGTAGCGGGCACCAGGCTCGACACCACGGCCAGGTTGAGAAACGCCTGGGCGACGATGCTGGTGGTAAGCCCGAACGCCAGGTAGCGGGCGAACCGGTCGCGGTGATGGCGCACGATCAGGTAACCGCGCCAGGCCAGGACCGCGAACAGGCCGAGGATCAGGATTACGCCGACCAGGCCGAGTTCCTCTCCCGCCACCGCGAAGATGAAGTCGGAGTGTGCCTCCGGCAGGGGACCGAGCTTCATCTGTCCGCGCCCGATGCCGGTGCCCCACACACCGCCGCGCGCCAGGGCGTCGCGGGCGGCCAGCACCTGGTAGCCGCTGCCGGCGGGGTCCGCCGTCGGCTCCAGGAACGCGATCAGGCGCAGCACGCGGTGCTCCTTGGTGAGCAGCAGCATCAGCGCGAGCGGCGTGCCGGCCATGGTCAGGGCGGCGAACAGGCCCGCTCTCACCCCCGCCAGCCACAGCATCGCCATGGCCAGGAACACCAGGAAGATGGGCGTCGAGAAGTCGTTCTGCAGGTACACCAGCGCGGCGAACAGACCCACCACCAGCATCGGCGGAACGATCACCCGCATGGTGCGGCCGTAACTGAGCTCGGCCAGGTTGCCCTTGCGGTCGAGGATATGGGCGAGGTACACCACCAGCGCCAGCTTGGCGAGCTCCGACGGCTGGAACGACAGTCCGCCGATCACGATCCAGCGTTGCGCCCCCATGGCCCACAGTCCGATGCCGGGCACCGACGTGAGCACGACCAGCGGCAGGCTGACCGCCACCAGCGGCAGCACCGCGCGGCGCACGTAGCGCAGCGGTACGGAGGCGGCCACCGCGGCCACCAGCGTACCGAGCGCTACCCACAGCACCTGGCGGCGAAAGAAGCGCAGCGGATCATCGAACAGCCGGTCACCGTAGAAGTAGGACGCCGACAGCAGTACCGCGAGACCGCTGCCGGTGAGCACGATCAGCGCCGCCACGAGCACGCTGTCGCTCGGCATCGCCAGGGTCGGCTGCAGCGTGTCGCGCAACCGCACCCAGCGTGTCCGCACCGTCCGCCGGCGGCCGGACGGCCGCTGCGCCAGCATGAAGCGGCGCAGGACGCGCGGCACGTGCGTAACCTTGACGGATGGCTGCGCCATGCCCTGCGGTTGCGGACGCCCGCTGTTTACCGGTGCCATCAGCGATACCGTCACGCCGCCTGCAGCGGCTCCACCAGCCGGTCGAGCGCGACGCCGCGCGAGCCCTTGAGCAGCACGGTGTCGCCGGGGCGCACCGATGCAACCACCGCCGTCTCCAGCTCCTCGTAGAGCTTCGTCCACAGCAGCGGCCGGCCGAAGCCGGCGGCCTGCAAGGCATCCGCGGTGGCGGCGGTCTCCGCCCCGAACAGGAACACGGCATCGGGGGCGGCGGCCGTGATCACCTCGGCCAGCGCGGCATGGGCGGCACGCGTCGCGGTGCCAAGCTCCAGCATGCTGCCGAGCACCACCAGGACGCGCCCGCGACCGGGCAATTCGGCGACAAAGGTGAGCGCGGCCGCCATCGACTCCGGATTGGCGTTGTACGCATCGTTGATGATGGTCAGCCGCCCGCGGATAACCTGCGAGCGGCCCGCCACCGCCTCCACGGCCTCGATGCCGTGCCTGATTGCAGCCGCTGATACTCCCAGGGTAGACGCCACCGTGATTGCGGCCAGCACGTTGGCGACGTTGTGATTGCCAAACAGAGGGAAGTGAATCTGGAGCCCCTCCCAGTGGATGGTGGAGCCATCCAGCCCCAGAGATTCACTTCCCTCGTATCCTTTTGTCTTGCTTGGGCCGAATTGCACCAGCGCAACCTCCGGCGCCAGCGGCAGCCGGGAGAGCGCCAGCAACTCCTCCCCTTCCGGCACGAACGCGTACCCGCCGCGCGGCAGATAGGCCAGCACGCGCGCCTTCTCGGCGGCTACGGTGCGCCGCGATTCGAACGCGGCCAGGTGTGCGGTGCCGATGCCGGTGATCAGCGCGTGGTGAGGCGCCGCCAGCCGGCCCAGTTCGTCCATCTCGCCACGGTAGTCGATGCCCAACTCCAGCACCGCCATGCGATGCCGCCGCTCGATGCCCAGCAGCGCCAGCGGCAGCCCGATCACCGAGTTGTAGTTGCGTTCCGCCTCGTAGGTCGGCGTGCATTGCTTCAGGATCGAAGCGAGGATGCGCCGTGTGGTGGTCTTGCCGCTCGATCCGGTCACCGCCACGCGCTCCGCCTCGCTGTGCGACCGATGTGCCTCGGCGAGCCGATGCAGCGCCTGCAGCGGGTCGTCCACCACGGCCAGCGTGGCGCCGTAGCGGCGCGCGACCGCCTGCAGCTCGGCGCGGCGCGTCCGCCACTGCCGTCGCGCAATGAGGGCGGCGGCCGCGCCGGCGGCGAACGCGTCGGCCAGAAAGTCGTGGCCGTCGGCTCGGCTCCCGGCCAGGGCCACGAACAGCGTATCGGCGCCGGCGGCGCGCGAGTCCACGACCACCCGGCGCAACGGCACTTGCGCTGCCGCCAGCGGTCCACGGCCGGGGCCGACAAGACGCGCTCCGGTCAGCCCGACGAGTGCGGCGGTGGTTACCGTCACGGTTGCCCTCCCGGGGCGGCGGGCGGTTCAGGAAGCGCGAAGCGCACCAGCAGCCGGCGCCCCGGCGCCATGCGCTCCAGGCCCTGCTTGGCGGCGGCCGCGTCCACGCGCCGCGGAGACCCGAGCGCCGCCAGGTCTGCCATCGCCTGCTTGTTGCGTTCGTGCCAGTGGCGCTGTTCCAGTTCCAGCGCGCCTACGGTGTGCAGCAGGCGCTCGTAGCGATACCCTTGCCAGGCGCTGAGCGTCAGCGCCGCGCCGAGCAGCGCAGCGCTCAGGTACAGCAGTATTCGTCCGCGCGCGGTGTCGCGCGTGCGCGCGCCGTCAACCATGATCCGCCACCTTGCGGGCGACCCGCAGGCGCGCGCTGCGCGACCGCGGGTTGGCGTGCACCTCGGCCGGCGCCGGCCGCAGCGGCCGCTTGGTACATACTTCCCAGGCAGCGCCGTCGCCGGCCGCCGGCGGCTCCTGTGCGGCACGCCGCAGGTGCTGCTTGACGATGCGGTCCTCCAGCGAGTGAAACGCGATCACGCCGATGCTGCCGCCTGCTGCCAGGCAGCGCAGCGCGGCCGCCAGGCCGGTCTCGAGCCGCCGCAGTTCGTCGTTGACGGCGATTCGCAGCGCCTGGAACGAGCGCGTGGCC
The genomic region above belongs to Spirochaetaceae bacterium and contains:
- the ftsZ gene encoding cell division protein FtsZ, with protein sequence MTFELHNEHKPGITDIKVIGVGGGGNNATNRMIESGLRNVHFVAVNTDLQALDLCHAETKVPIGSKLTAGLGAGGIPEMGEKAALEDQGSIENILKGADMVFITAGLGGGTGTGAAPVIARTAREHDILTVAVVTKPFDFEGRRKMGLADEGIESLRKEVDTLIVIPNQHLLKIVERRTPLREAFMLADDVLRQGVQGISDLITVPGVINIDFADVRTIMQGQGDALMGIGIGGGDNRAVDAATNAINNPLLEDARIEGAHGILVNVTGDDDMSLTEYEEVLQIITTNASDDAMVICGTSINDTLDDEIRVTVIATGFRREGTSAAGNSADTGPEIISYRRWVELNKGLGKRAEALSQHEPVASSRATSLDDLSVPTVLRNRRGGEAASS
- the ftsA gene encoding cell division protein FtsA, with amino-acid sequence MATDDLIVGLDIGTTKVCVIIGQIGEQGGLEITGVGITPSRGLRRGVVINIDATVKSIAAAVEEAEMMSGREVQDVYAGIAGGHIESVNSRGVVAVTGKKREIDQDDIDRVKEAAGAIVIPMDREVLHVITQEYIVDGQAGIRSPLGMTGVRLEAEVHIVTGAVSSAQNIIRCVNRSGFKVSDIVLEPLASARSVLTDDEKELGVLLVDLGGGTTDVLVHIEGSPYHTEVLAVGGDHVTSDLSIMLRTPNEAAEQVKRDAGCCFLPMLDEPDAETSIPGVGGRPPRIITRRELTEIIQPRMSEMLGSVRTQIERAGYLSRLAGGVVMTGGGSLLPGTEELASEIFGLPARIGYPARLGGLVEEYHSPIFATGVGLVQYGAAHLGVEQLNLDTSEAGFTSVWARMRKWFGEFF
- a CDS encoding FtsQ-type POTRA domain-containing protein → MSTVAEGARLPGSGTRSSARRSWVERRLRPLRARIRRVLRLVIATLVLMLALEAAFLLLLAPRLHLTTVNVATELALSDAEVLAMAGLAGDEQFFSLDAAAIEARLEQSLLVRDAAVSMRFPDTLRLDLAARTAAAVLLAEEPDGSSRAALVDRDGLVFLAGATPWRHQDAADVPALSGLAADLLQPGAHLPEPVRGVLADLSALTASDPVLAALISEIRLVPIGAPSTAAPLGAEQAAAGFDLLLFPIGFDTVLRFGPELSGSRLAEALVLLDLMRTRSTDGAMARFAELDVRGASPVAVAGRSG
- the ftsW gene encoding putative lipid II flippase FtsW yields the protein MTVSLMAPVNSGRPQPQGMAQPSVKVTHVPRVLRRFMLAQRPSGRRRTVRTRWVRLRDTLQPTLAMPSDSVLVAALIVLTGSGLAVLLSASYFYGDRLFDDPLRFFRRQVLWVALGTLVAAVAASVPLRYVRRAVLPLVAVSLPLVVLTSVPGIGLWAMGAQRWIVIGGLSFQPSELAKLALVVYLAHILDRKGNLAELSYGRTMRVIVPPMLVVGLFAALVYLQNDFSTPIFLVFLAMAMLWLAGVRAGLFAALTMAGTPLALMLLLTKEHRVLRLIAFLEPTADPAGSGYQVLAARDALARGGVWGTGIGRGQMKLGPLPEAHSDFIFAVAGEELGLVGVILILGLFAVLAWRGYLIVRHHRDRFARYLAFGLTTSIVAQAFLNLAVVSSLVPATGLPLPFYSSGGSALLTTFAMCGLLVGLSRRPADAAAERLSVRNNDQDGGVEQL
- a CDS encoding UDP-N-acetylmuramoyl-tripeptide--D-alanyl-D-alanine ligase, which encodes MTVTTAALVGLTGARLVGPGRGPLAAAQVPLRRVVVDSRAAGADTLFVALAGSRADGHDFLADAFAAGAAAALIARRQWRTRRAELQAVARRYGATLAVVDDPLQALHRLAEAHRSHSEAERVAVTGSSGKTTTRRILASILKQCTPTYEAERNYNSVIGLPLALLGIERRHRMAVLELGIDYRGEMDELGRLAAPHHALITGIGTAHLAAFESRRTVAAEKARVLAYLPRGGYAFVPEGEELLALSRLPLAPEVALVQFGPSKTKGYEGSESLGLDGSTIHWEGLQIHFPLFGNHNVANVLAAITVASTLGVSAAAIRHGIEAVEAVAGRSQVIRGRLTIINDAYNANPESMAAALTFVAELPGRGRVLVVLGSMLELGTATRAAHAALAEVITAAAPDAVFLFGAETAATADALQAAGFGRPLLWTKLYEELETAVVASVRPGDTVLLKGSRGVALDRLVEPLQAA